In the Terriglobus sp. RCC_193 genome, CAACCTGCTGAAAGGCGCCAAGGGAACCCACGTTACCGTGCAGATGCTGCGCGAAGGACAGGACAAGCCCATCAGCTTTGATCTGGTGCGCGACGAGATTCCCCGTCCCTCAGTCGATCTGGCCGATTTCGTCCGTCCCGGCATTGGTTATATTCACGTCACGCAATTCATGGAAACCACCTCGCATGAAGTGGGCGATGCACTGGCTAAGTTTGGCCCCGATCTTCAGGGTCTGATTATCGATCTGCGCGGCAACCCCGGCGGTCTGCTGAATGAAGCCGTAGCCATGAGCGACAAGTTCCTGACCAAGGGCGACATCGTCGTCAGCCAAAAGGGACGCAGCTTCCAGGATGTCGTCTATCGCGCCAACCACGGCGAGCAGGGCAAGCGTTATCCCATCATCGTTCTGGTGAACCGCAACACGGCATCTGCGGCAGAGATCGTCTCTGGTGCGTTGCAGGATCATGATCGTGCGCTGATTGTGGGCGAAACCACCTTCGGCAAGGGACTGGTGCAGACCGTCTTCCAGATCGCCGAAAACACCGGCCTCGCCCTGACGACCTATCACTACTACACGCCAAGCGGACGCCTCATCCAGCGTGATTACAACGGTGTTTCACTGTACGACTACTATTACGTCCGCAACGACGCCAAGCCGGCCGACAAGTCCAACCTTGAGGTAAAGCAGACAGACAGTGGTCGTACGGTCTACGGTGGTGGCGGCATTACGCCCGACGAGGCGATTCAATCGCCTCGTGCAAATTCCTTCCAGGGCACGATGCTTTCGCACGGTGTCTTCTTCGATTACATGAAGCGCTACCTTGGACATCACACCGTATCGAAGGACTTCGTCGTGGATGATGCGGCGTTGGCCGACTTCAAGAGCTATCTGAAGGCCGAAAAGATCGACTACACAGATGCGGACTTCAACACGAATCAGACGTGGCTGAAGACCAACATCCGCAGCCAGCTTTTCATCTCGCAGTTCGGTGCAAACGCCGGTTTCAAGGTCGCTCGTGACGAAGACCCGGCTCTTGCCAAAGCTCTCACCTTCATGCCGGAAGCCCTGGCACTGGAAGAGCGCAGCGACAAGTCTCGCGAGACCAAGACAGCAAGCATCCAGTAATTCACTGCAACGCCATGAACAGAAAGGCCGCCACGACTGGCGGCTTTTCTGTTGTGCGCTTAGTTATGAATCGTCACGCTGCGAATGACAACCGGTGTTAGAGGGCGGTTGTGTTCATCACGCGGCACACATGCGATTGCCTCGATGCGTTTCACAGATGCCTCATCACACTGCCCGATAATGGTGAACCCGCCATCCAGGCGATGCATTGGATGCTCTGAGAAAAAGAGTTCGCTGTTGTTCGTGTCTTTACCGTTGTTGCCAAAGGCAAGGCGTCCCGGACGATCGTAAGTAAGCCCCGGCGTGTCTTCATTCTTAAAGCGAAATCCAATGTCCGTTGCGCCGCTGGGGTCGTTGGTGATGTCGCCTGTCTGGATAACGAAATCCGGTAGAACACGGTCGAAAATCATCCCATCGTAAAAGCGCACACCATGCTCCACGGCATGCGTTTTAGGATTCGTCCAGTCCTTCGTTCCATC is a window encoding:
- a CDS encoding S41 family peptidase yields the protein MSTRTRRAVVSLSLFFATCAVGGSLVNNSVNAQSTTDESAVRDSLHQFTDVYSLVEQNYADKLDKDHVDKIIYDGAIPSMLHVLDPHSNFYDPKAYAQMREDQHGRYYGVGMHIQPQLNKDGVQRVIVMDTFDGSPAFKSGIRPGDAILTIDGKNADGMDSLAVSNLLKGAKGTHVTVQMLREGQDKPISFDLVRDEIPRPSVDLADFVRPGIGYIHVTQFMETTSHEVGDALAKFGPDLQGLIIDLRGNPGGLLNEAVAMSDKFLTKGDIVVSQKGRSFQDVVYRANHGEQGKRYPIIVLVNRNTASAAEIVSGALQDHDRALIVGETTFGKGLVQTVFQIAENTGLALTTYHYYTPSGRLIQRDYNGVSLYDYYYVRNDAKPADKSNLEVKQTDSGRTVYGGGGITPDEAIQSPRANSFQGTMLSHGVFFDYMKRYLGHHTVSKDFVVDDAALADFKSYLKAEKIDYTDADFNTNQTWLKTNIRSQLFISQFGANAGFKVARDEDPALAKALTFMPEALALEERSDKSRETKTASIQ